In Corallococcus silvisoli, one DNA window encodes the following:
- a CDS encoding lipid kinase → MRHLDEGPAVLVVNTRSRSGREAFESARELLAAHGIPLLAAHALTRPRRLRAVVGEAIASGARRVLVGGGDGTISCAAQALMGRDVTLGVVPLGTGNDFARSLGIPDTLEAACGVIAGGYTARVDVGLVNGRPFLNAASLGLTTAIAKRLTRELKQRAGKLAYPVAAAVEMHTLQPFHVRLQADTRTLEVDALQLVVGNGRYHGAGNMVAPDATLDDRQLHVYAVTAPSAADGGERTGLGHLHDVATLARVALGMRSGGHLEHASVVHLHTARLVVETRPPMEVNADGENVGMTPVRFEVAPGALRVYAPRPLEGATPSPARWRAPGR, encoded by the coding sequence ATGCGCCACCTGGACGAGGGGCCCGCGGTCCTGGTGGTGAATACCCGCTCCCGCTCCGGGCGCGAGGCCTTCGAGAGCGCCCGCGAGCTGCTCGCCGCCCACGGCATTCCCCTCCTCGCCGCGCACGCGCTGACCCGGCCCAGGCGCCTGCGCGCGGTGGTCGGGGAGGCCATCGCTTCGGGTGCCCGCCGCGTGCTCGTGGGAGGAGGCGACGGCACCATCAGCTGCGCGGCGCAGGCGCTGATGGGCCGCGACGTGACGCTGGGCGTGGTGCCCCTGGGCACCGGCAACGACTTCGCTCGCTCGCTGGGCATCCCGGACACGCTGGAGGCCGCGTGCGGCGTCATCGCCGGCGGCTACACGGCGCGGGTGGACGTGGGGCTCGTCAACGGGAGGCCCTTCCTCAACGCCGCCAGCCTGGGGCTCACCACCGCCATCGCGAAGCGGCTGACGCGGGAGCTGAAGCAGCGCGCGGGCAAGCTGGCCTACCCGGTGGCCGCCGCCGTGGAGATGCACACGCTGCAGCCCTTCCACGTCCGGCTCCAGGCGGACACCCGGACGCTGGAGGTGGACGCGCTCCAGCTCGTCGTGGGCAACGGCCGCTACCACGGCGCGGGCAACATGGTGGCGCCGGACGCCACGCTGGACGACCGCCAGTTGCACGTCTACGCCGTCACCGCGCCGTCGGCGGCGGACGGCGGCGAGCGCACCGGCCTGGGCCACCTGCACGACGTGGCCACGCTGGCGCGCGTGGCGCTGGGCATGCGCAGCGGCGGGCACCTGGAGCACGCGTCCGTCGTGCACCTGCACACGGCCCGGCTCGTGGTGGAGACGCGGCCGCCCATGGAGGTGAACGCGGACGGGGAGAACGTGGGCATGACGCCCGTGCGCTTCGAGGTGGCCCCCGGGGCGCTGCGCGTCTACGCGCCCCGGCCGCTGGAGGGCGCTACACCTTCTCCAGCACGCTGGAGAGCACCTGGGCGGTGA
- a CDS encoding HAD family hydrolase, translating into MVENVIFDVDGTLMDSVDEHAEAWRRSFIEFGRDIPFAHVRSQIGKGADQLLPVFFNDEELERFGKDLEEYRSALFKREFLPKVRPFPRVKELFQQLRKRGRKVALASSAKDDELKRYVELCGIDGLFETKTNKDEADKSKPHPDLLEVALAKLGKPAPATVVMVGDTPFDALAAGKLHLAAVGVLCGGFRAEDLRTAGCRTLVKDPTDLLHRLEQDPEGWPWDAAPRDTPKDEESR; encoded by the coding sequence ATGGTCGAGAACGTCATCTTCGACGTCGATGGAACGCTGATGGACTCCGTGGACGAGCACGCCGAGGCCTGGCGCCGGTCGTTCATCGAGTTCGGCCGGGACATCCCGTTCGCCCACGTGCGCAGCCAGATTGGCAAGGGCGCGGATCAGCTGCTCCCGGTCTTCTTCAACGACGAGGAGCTGGAGCGCTTCGGCAAGGACCTGGAGGAGTACCGCTCCGCGCTCTTCAAGCGCGAGTTCCTGCCCAAGGTGCGCCCCTTCCCGCGCGTGAAGGAGCTGTTCCAGCAGCTGCGCAAGCGCGGCCGCAAGGTGGCCCTGGCCTCCAGCGCGAAGGACGACGAGCTCAAGCGCTACGTGGAGCTGTGCGGCATCGACGGCCTGTTCGAGACGAAGACGAACAAGGACGAGGCCGACAAGAGCAAGCCGCACCCGGACCTCCTCGAGGTGGCGCTCGCGAAGCTGGGCAAGCCGGCCCCCGCCACGGTGGTGATGGTGGGCGACACGCCCTTCGACGCGCTGGCGGCCGGCAAGCTGCACCTGGCGGCGGTGGGCGTGCTGTGCGGCGGCTTCCGCGCGGAGGACCTGCGCACGGCCGGCTGCCGCACCCTGGTGAAGGACCCCACGGACCTCCTGCACCGCCTGGAGCAGGACCCCGAGGGTTGGCCGTGGGACGCGGCGCCGAGGGATACGCCCAAGGACGAGGAGTCGCGCTGA
- a CDS encoding transcriptional regulator, whose product MARGSKTRYSAKQKRMAGKIEQGYEARGTGEKTAEARAWATVNKLTGGGLKGGSGSKAKAARRRPSARKAARKATRVASKRRVATAKKSAVSRRKAAPSRARRTTTGRKATSRTGTAGKRSTARKSTARRAPVRKSPSRSRSKRGGSRR is encoded by the coding sequence ATGGCACGAGGGAGCAAGACCCGGTACTCGGCGAAGCAGAAGCGCATGGCCGGGAAGATCGAGCAGGGCTACGAGGCGAGGGGCACCGGCGAGAAGACGGCGGAGGCTCGCGCGTGGGCCACCGTCAACAAGCTCACCGGGGGCGGCCTGAAGGGGGGCTCCGGCAGCAAGGCGAAGGCGGCCCGTCGCCGTCCCTCGGCCCGCAAGGCCGCGCGCAAGGCCACTCGCGTGGCCAGCAAGCGCCGCGTGGCCACCGCGAAGAAGAGCGCTGTCTCCCGCCGCAAGGCCGCGCCCAGCCGGGCCCGGCGCACCACCACCGGACGCAAGGCCACGTCGCGCACCGGCACCGCGGGCAAGCGCTCCACGGCCCGCAAGAGCACCGCGCGCCGCGCGCCCGTGCGCAAGAGCCCGTCCCGTTCGCGTTCCAAGCGCGGCGGTTCGCGCCGGTAG
- a CDS encoding site-2 protease family protein produces the protein MHPVSLPRPTPPRVWLHLLLFAVTLGTTFLAYLLLFGRSFPFSEGGLLPEDRTQALAFSVSLLSILGSHEMGHYVLARWHRVDTSLPYFIPLPVPGSLGTLGAVIRLRGRIPTRNALVDIGAAGPLAGLVVALPLLYWGLLHSTVVDSPPVPSSFPGDSSLWVLGQNLLHWVAEKVTQAPAAAPATFTQHQTVFGDNLIMKALTWLALGPVPEGKDVVVHPVVIASWFGLLVTLLNLLPVGQLDGGHLTFAVLGPRARTLGQGVALVLLFLTVFVTASWGLWLVVASKVVGFGHPEVVQPEEPLSPLRKLICALCLLALIGCAMPIPLREVWS, from the coding sequence ATGCACCCGGTTTCCCTTCCACGTCCCACCCCGCCCCGCGTCTGGCTGCACCTGCTGTTGTTCGCGGTGACGCTGGGGACGACGTTCCTCGCCTACCTGCTGCTCTTCGGCCGTTCGTTCCCTTTCAGCGAAGGGGGGCTGTTGCCGGAGGACCGGACGCAGGCGCTGGCCTTCAGCGTGTCGCTGCTCTCCATCCTGGGCTCGCATGAGATGGGGCACTACGTGCTCGCGCGGTGGCACCGGGTGGACACGTCCCTGCCGTACTTCATCCCGCTGCCGGTGCCCGGGAGCCTGGGCACGCTGGGCGCGGTCATCCGGCTGCGAGGGCGCATCCCCACGCGCAACGCGCTGGTGGACATTGGCGCCGCGGGGCCGCTGGCGGGCCTGGTGGTGGCGCTGCCGCTGCTCTACTGGGGGCTGCTGCACTCCACGGTGGTGGATTCGCCGCCGGTGCCGTCCTCGTTCCCGGGGGACTCGTCGCTCTGGGTCCTGGGGCAGAACCTGCTCCACTGGGTCGCGGAGAAAGTGACCCAGGCGCCCGCCGCGGCGCCGGCCACCTTCACCCAGCACCAGACGGTGTTTGGCGACAACCTCATCATGAAGGCGCTGACGTGGCTGGCCCTGGGCCCGGTGCCGGAGGGCAAGGACGTCGTGGTGCACCCGGTGGTGATCGCCTCGTGGTTCGGCCTGCTGGTGACGCTGCTCAACCTGCTGCCGGTGGGCCAGCTGGACGGGGGGCACCTGACGTTCGCGGTGCTGGGGCCCCGCGCGCGCACGCTGGGCCAGGGCGTGGCGCTGGTGCTGCTCTTCCTCACGGTCTTCGTCACCGCGTCCTGGGGCCTGTGGCTGGTGGTGGCGAGCAAGGTCGTGGGCTTCGGCCACCCGGAGGTGGTCCAGCCAGAGGAGCCCCTGAGCCCCCTGCGCAAGCTCATCTGCGCGCTGTGCCTGCTGGCGCTCATCGGTTGCGCGATGCCCATCCCCCTGCGAGAGGTGTGGTCATGA
- a CDS encoding ATP-dependent DNA helicase has translation MSAPAPRPLSVDSLLGPGGALEEALPAYEHRPEQLQMARAVERAFSEGSYLLAEAGTGTGKTLAYLVPALLAGRKVVVSTATKTLQDQVFFKDLPLLSEKLGLRFEAAYLKGRGNYLCLHRYESFEKDPQFVSRDEAKQWPLLKKWVTQTETGDRAELDLPESFAAWSRLSTTSETCLGSRCSQYETCFVTRMRKRAEAADLLVVNHHLFFADLALRSSGKRTEGVLPFYDAVIFDEAHALEDAASGHFGCSVSNYRLEELSRDAVAALPAKDERHATLSALAQRVRSHADALFLQTPRALGMSNQESTVALRPETMGKLSGALEQVREGLAALASFAGSEREPELAAIHRRAEEMGEQLSFLEKAESADHVYWAEARGKGLFLRASPIDVAKELRDRLYGALDTVVFTSATLAADSRFDFFAKRMGMYDDEGQPVTRVRTLAVPSPFDFPRQSALYLPTHLPDPSAPGFIEAAAEEIIQLCEVTGGRAFVLFTSLRNMVRAYELTATRLPYQALLQGERPKQQLLDAFRQTPSVLFAAHSFWEGVDVPGDALSLVIIDRLPFASPGDPLVAARIRQIQARGEEPFDQYQLPQAALALRQGFGRLIRTQADRGIVAMLDRRIVTKGYGRVFLSSLPPARRMEDTTELSRWFNGPVRPVPPVRSIR, from the coding sequence ATGTCCGCGCCCGCGCCCCGTCCTCTCTCTGTCGACAGCTTGCTGGGCCCTGGCGGCGCGCTGGAGGAGGCGCTGCCCGCGTACGAGCACCGCCCGGAGCAGCTCCAGATGGCGCGCGCCGTGGAGCGGGCCTTCTCCGAGGGCAGCTACCTGCTGGCGGAGGCCGGCACGGGCACGGGCAAGACGCTGGCCTACCTGGTGCCCGCGCTCCTGGCGGGCCGCAAGGTGGTGGTGTCCACGGCCACGAAGACGCTGCAGGACCAGGTGTTCTTCAAGGACCTGCCGCTGCTCAGCGAGAAGCTGGGCCTGCGCTTCGAGGCGGCCTACCTCAAGGGCCGGGGCAACTACCTGTGCCTGCACCGCTACGAGTCCTTCGAGAAGGACCCGCAGTTCGTCTCGCGCGACGAGGCGAAGCAGTGGCCGCTGCTCAAGAAGTGGGTGACGCAGACGGAGACGGGGGACCGGGCGGAGCTGGACCTGCCGGAGTCGTTCGCCGCGTGGTCCCGGCTGTCCACCACGTCGGAGACGTGCCTGGGGTCGCGCTGCTCGCAGTACGAGACGTGCTTCGTCACCCGGATGCGCAAGCGCGCGGAGGCCGCGGACCTGCTGGTGGTGAACCACCACCTGTTCTTCGCGGACCTGGCGCTGCGCAGCTCCGGCAAGCGCACGGAGGGCGTGCTGCCCTTCTACGACGCCGTCATCTTCGATGAGGCGCACGCGCTGGAGGACGCGGCCAGCGGCCACTTCGGGTGCAGCGTGTCCAACTACCGGCTGGAGGAGCTGTCGCGCGACGCGGTGGCGGCCCTGCCGGCGAAGGATGAGCGGCACGCGACGCTCTCCGCGCTGGCCCAGCGGGTGCGCTCGCACGCGGACGCGCTGTTCCTCCAGACGCCGCGCGCGCTGGGCATGTCCAACCAGGAGTCCACCGTGGCGCTGCGCCCGGAGACGATGGGCAAGCTGTCCGGCGCGCTGGAGCAGGTGCGCGAAGGCCTGGCCGCGCTGGCGTCGTTCGCGGGCAGCGAGCGCGAGCCGGAGCTGGCCGCCATCCACCGCCGCGCGGAGGAGATGGGGGAGCAGCTCTCCTTCCTGGAGAAGGCGGAGTCCGCGGACCATGTGTACTGGGCGGAGGCGCGGGGCAAGGGCCTGTTCCTGCGCGCGAGCCCCATCGACGTGGCGAAGGAGCTGCGCGACCGGCTCTACGGCGCGCTGGACACGGTGGTGTTCACGTCCGCGACGCTCGCGGCGGACAGCCGCTTCGACTTCTTCGCCAAGCGCATGGGCATGTACGACGACGAGGGCCAGCCCGTGACGCGCGTGCGCACGCTGGCGGTGCCCAGCCCGTTCGACTTCCCGCGCCAGTCCGCGCTGTACCTGCCCACGCACCTGCCGGACCCCAGCGCCCCGGGCTTCATCGAGGCGGCCGCGGAGGAGATTATCCAGCTGTGCGAAGTGACGGGCGGGCGCGCGTTCGTGCTCTTCACGTCCCTGCGCAACATGGTGCGCGCCTACGAGCTGACGGCCACGCGGCTGCCCTACCAGGCGCTGCTCCAGGGGGAGCGGCCCAAGCAGCAGCTGCTGGATGCCTTCCGCCAGACGCCCAGCGTGCTCTTCGCCGCGCACAGCTTCTGGGAGGGCGTGGACGTGCCAGGAGACGCGCTGAGCCTGGTCATCATCGACCGGCTCCCGTTCGCGTCACCGGGAGATCCGCTGGTGGCCGCGCGCATCCGGCAGATCCAGGCGCGCGGCGAGGAGCCGTTCGACCAGTACCAGCTGCCGCAGGCGGCGCTGGCGCTGCGCCAGGGCTTCGGGCGGCTCATCCGCACGCAGGCGGACCGGGGCATCGTGGCGATGCTGGACCGCCGCATCGTGACCAAGGGCTACGGCCGGGTGTTCCTCTCCAGCCTGCCGCCCGCGCGGCGGATGGAGGACACGACGGAGCTGAGCCGCTGGTTCAACGGCCCGGTGCGGCCGGTGCCCCCCGTGCGCTCGATTCGCTGA
- a CDS encoding type VI immunity family protein: protein MVSFFVHRPPEEVAPAIWRALRTYLRAIPPGALGWYVSEEGEMAPLDDTGWENVRQHLLESPWNGVGAIELWESPSEAGSYHFEYYGRRINDPVFKDPITSVSFTFPTEYLVERGTAHLRTLALELARELPFSFGYASPAIISPQGLFGMGDWSAIEALMARYLGLDAYHTREFSSVIGTHALGAYWLTFLGQPLLGQLGGVEALRQALPDTSLLPLEDERLLITLGEWPDAIDTEKAAVPSPYRALASLLSPCLFEYTGDLNGFERLMNQWHKRLCP, encoded by the coding sequence GTGGTCTCCTTCTTCGTGCATCGTCCTCCCGAAGAGGTCGCACCCGCCATCTGGCGAGCCCTGCGGACCTATCTCCGCGCCATCCCGCCTGGAGCATTGGGTTGGTATGTCTCCGAAGAGGGGGAGATGGCCCCGCTCGATGACACCGGATGGGAGAACGTCCGGCAGCATCTGCTTGAGTCACCTTGGAATGGCGTTGGGGCCATTGAGCTGTGGGAGAGCCCCAGTGAGGCCGGCAGCTACCACTTTGAGTATTACGGGCGACGGATCAACGACCCCGTCTTCAAGGATCCGATCACCTCGGTGTCGTTCACGTTTCCCACCGAGTACCTGGTGGAGCGCGGCACGGCGCATCTGAGAACCCTCGCGCTTGAGCTGGCACGTGAACTGCCCTTCAGCTTCGGCTACGCGAGCCCAGCCATCATCTCCCCCCAAGGCTTGTTTGGCATGGGCGACTGGAGCGCCATCGAGGCGCTCATGGCTCGCTACCTGGGGCTGGATGCCTACCACACCCGTGAATTCAGCTCGGTCATCGGCACCCACGCACTGGGGGCCTACTGGCTCACGTTCCTGGGCCAACCGCTGCTGGGACAGCTCGGCGGCGTCGAAGCACTGCGGCAGGCGCTGCCAGATACCTCCCTGCTGCCCCTGGAAGACGAACGCCTGCTGATCACCCTGGGTGAATGGCCTGACGCCATCGACACCGAGAAGGCAGCCGTTCCTTCCCCGTACCGCGCATTGGCCTCCCTGCTGAGTCCTTGCCTTTTCGAATACACGGGGGACCTCAACGGATTTGAGCGCCTCATGAATCAGTGGCACAAGCGGCTCTGCCCGTAG
- the hrcA gene encoding heat-inducible transcriptional repressor HrcA: MPDELGEREKEVLRAVVQEYITTGGPVGSQHLTRRGEFEVSSATMRNVLADLEALGFLEKPHTSAGRVPTDRGYRFYVDTLVKLRDPAPRDRELIHAGLVHESSLDDILSEASRVLHSLTRHAGVVLTPRPDAAVFQRIEFLRLRENRVLAILVGQNGQVHNKALTVDFPVTSDELVKASNYLSELLHQVPLEEARERIRAEMDQDQALYNALTAKALRLGAAATDLQTPERVLIEGTGSFLEQPEFADVERIRALFRALDEKHKLLHLLDRVQRTKEMHVFIGAESEFSAAGDVTVIASPYGTAEAVLGTVGVIGPTRMDYRRVIPLVNFTAQVLSSVLEKV; encoded by the coding sequence ATGCCCGACGAGCTGGGTGAGCGCGAGAAGGAAGTCCTCCGGGCCGTGGTGCAGGAGTACATCACCACGGGCGGTCCGGTCGGCAGTCAGCACCTGACGCGCCGCGGAGAGTTCGAGGTCTCCTCCGCGACCATGCGCAACGTGCTCGCCGACCTGGAGGCCCTGGGCTTCCTGGAGAAGCCCCACACCTCCGCGGGGCGCGTGCCCACCGACCGAGGCTACCGCTTCTACGTGGACACCCTGGTGAAGCTGCGCGACCCCGCCCCCCGCGATCGCGAGCTCATCCACGCCGGGCTCGTCCATGAGTCCAGCCTGGACGACATCCTGTCGGAGGCCAGCCGCGTCCTGCACTCGCTCACGCGCCACGCGGGCGTGGTCCTCACGCCCCGCCCCGACGCCGCCGTGTTCCAGCGCATCGAGTTCCTGCGCCTGCGCGAGAACCGCGTGCTCGCCATCCTGGTGGGCCAGAACGGCCAGGTGCACAACAAGGCCCTCACCGTGGACTTCCCGGTGACGTCCGACGAGCTCGTCAAGGCCAGCAACTACCTCTCCGAGCTCCTCCACCAGGTGCCGCTGGAGGAGGCGCGCGAGCGCATCCGCGCGGAGATGGACCAGGACCAGGCCCTCTACAACGCCCTCACCGCCAAGGCCCTCCGGCTGGGCGCCGCCGCCACCGACCTCCAGACGCCGGAGCGCGTGCTCATCGAAGGCACCGGCTCCTTCCTGGAGCAGCCGGAGTTCGCGGACGTGGAGCGCATCCGCGCCCTGTTCCGCGCCCTGGATGAGAAGCACAAGCTGCTGCACCTGCTGGACCGCGTGCAGCGCACCAAGGAGATGCACGTCTTCATCGGCGCGGAGAGCGAGTTCTCCGCCGCCGGCGACGTCACCGTCATCGCCAGCCCCTACGGCACGGCGGAGGCGGTGCTGGGCACGGTGGGCGTCATCGGGCCCACGCGCATGGACTACCGGCGCGTGATTCCCCTGGTGAACTTCACCGCCCAGGTGCTCTCCAGCGTGCTGGAGAAGGTGTAG
- the yedA gene encoding drug/metabolite exporter YedA: MTTATVEVAEPAPHRGWMLFSLFSLYVIWGSTYLAMRFALTGFPPFRMAGLRFLMAGGVLFAGLRLKGQPGPGARQWGAGAATGFLLLVVGNGGIAFAQNLGVPSGVAALVVGSMPLWMAIFGVAFGQRPGRAELAGLVLGFAGVVLLNLSGDMGGGGAAALALLVAPMSWAFGSVWSRRLPMPSGLMTPATQMLSAGVMMLGVSFALGERMSDAVPRLAVASFLYLVIFGSLVAFSAYGYLLRHARPALATSYAYVNPAVAVLLGVVFAGETLGPLTLGAMSAILVAVMLLARGKR; the protein is encoded by the coding sequence GTGACCACCGCCACCGTCGAAGTCGCCGAGCCCGCTCCCCACCGGGGGTGGATGCTGTTCAGCCTCTTTTCGCTCTACGTCATCTGGGGGTCGACCTACCTGGCGATGCGGTTCGCCCTGACGGGGTTTCCGCCGTTCAGGATGGCCGGGTTGCGCTTCCTGATGGCGGGCGGGGTGCTGTTCGCGGGGTTGCGGCTCAAGGGCCAGCCGGGGCCTGGGGCGCGGCAGTGGGGCGCGGGGGCGGCCACGGGCTTCCTGTTGCTGGTGGTGGGCAACGGCGGCATCGCGTTCGCGCAGAACCTGGGGGTGCCGTCCGGCGTGGCGGCGCTGGTGGTGGGGAGCATGCCGTTGTGGATGGCCATCTTCGGGGTGGCGTTCGGGCAGCGGCCGGGCCGCGCGGAGCTGGCGGGGCTGGTGTTGGGGTTCGCGGGCGTGGTGCTGCTCAACCTCAGCGGAGACATGGGCGGCGGCGGCGCGGCGGCGCTGGCGTTGCTGGTGGCGCCGATGAGCTGGGCGTTCGGGTCGGTGTGGAGCCGGCGGCTGCCGATGCCCTCGGGGCTGATGACGCCAGCGACGCAGATGTTGAGCGCGGGCGTGATGATGTTGGGGGTGAGCTTCGCGCTGGGGGAGCGGATGTCGGACGCGGTGCCCCGGCTCGCGGTGGCCTCGTTCCTGTATCTGGTGATCTTCGGCTCGCTGGTGGCGTTCAGCGCGTATGGCTATCTGTTGCGGCACGCGAGGCCGGCGCTGGCGACGAGCTACGCGTACGTGAACCCGGCGGTGGCGGTGCTGCTGGGCGTGGTGTTCGCGGGAGAGACGCTGGGGCCGCTCACGCTGGGGGCGATGAGCGCCATCCTGGTCGCGGTGATGCTGTTGGCGCGCGGGAAGCGGTGA